From a region of the Balaenoptera acutorostrata chromosome 14, mBalAcu1.1, whole genome shotgun sequence genome:
- the MYCT1 gene encoding myc target protein 1 isoform X1 produces MQTQVYEGLCENYFSPAEPQRHKIKVLLLDILVFLLALLFLVDIMANNTTSLGSPWPENFWEGVIMSFTVSMATVLVIGGFIWALFVCLSRRRASAPISQWSSSRRSRSSYTHGLNRTGFYRHSGCERRSNLSLASLTFQRQASLEQANSFPRKSSFRGSTFHPFLQSPPLPVETESQLVTFPSSNTSSTINTSHSLGRPDFHWSNHSLRIGLSTPAPPAYESIIKAFPDS; encoded by the exons ATGCAAACACAAGTATATGAGGGGttgtgtgaaaattatttttctcctgctGAACCACAAAGACATAAAATCAAAGTGCTTCTTTTGGACATACTGGTTTTTCTTCTCGCTCTTCTCTTCCTTGTGGATATTATGGCTAATAACACAACAAGTTTAGGGAGTCCATGGCCAGAAAACTTTTGGG aGGGTGTTATAATGTCCTTCACAGTGTCCATGGCAACTGTACTTGTAATTGGAGGATttatttgggctttgtttgtttgtttgtctcgaAGAAGAGCCAGTGCCCCCATCTCACAGTGGAGTTCAAGCCGGAGATCTAGATCTTCTTACACCCATGGCCTCAACAGAACTGGATTTTACCGCCACAGTGGCTGTGAACGTCGAAGCAACCTCAGCCTGGCGAGCCTCACTTTCCAGCGCCAAGCTTCCCTGGAACAAGCCAATTCCTTTCCAAGAAAATCAAGCTTCAGGGGCTCAACTTTCCATCCGTTTCTGCAAAGTCCACCACTTCCCGTGGAAACTGAGAGTCAGCTGGTGACTTTCCCTTCATCCAATACCTCCTCCACCATCAACACTTCCCACAGTCTGGGCCGTCCTGATTTCCACTGGTCCAATCACAGTCTTCGGATTGGCCTTTCAACACCAGCCCCACCTGCCTATGAGTCAATCATAAAGGCTTTCCCGGATTCCTGA
- the MYCT1 gene encoding myc target protein 1 isoform X2 produces MARKLLGRASAPISQWSSSRRSRSSYTHGLNRTGFYRHSGCERRSNLSLASLTFQRQASLEQANSFPRKSSFRGSTFHPFLQSPPLPVETESQLVTFPSSNTSSTINTSHSLGRPDFHWSNHSLRIGLSTPAPPAYESIIKAFPDS; encoded by the exons ATGGCCAGAAAACTTTTGGG AAGAGCCAGTGCCCCCATCTCACAGTGGAGTTCAAGCCGGAGATCTAGATCTTCTTACACCCATGGCCTCAACAGAACTGGATTTTACCGCCACAGTGGCTGTGAACGTCGAAGCAACCTCAGCCTGGCGAGCCTCACTTTCCAGCGCCAAGCTTCCCTGGAACAAGCCAATTCCTTTCCAAGAAAATCAAGCTTCAGGGGCTCAACTTTCCATCCGTTTCTGCAAAGTCCACCACTTCCCGTGGAAACTGAGAGTCAGCTGGTGACTTTCCCTTCATCCAATACCTCCTCCACCATCAACACTTCCCACAGTCTGGGCCGTCCTGATTTCCACTGGTCCAATCACAGTCTTCGGATTGGCCTTTCAACACCAGCCCCACCTGCCTATGAGTCAATCATAAAGGCTTTCCCGGATTCCTGA